From Acidipropionibacterium acidipropionici, one genomic window encodes:
- a CDS encoding alpha/beta hydrolase, giving the protein MRLRAAAAAVLAAILVAGCQGASQTGSGTGLASRPAATRASASGTGAGSWSSADATPASDPPVASFDPAAHGVFTGDTSPDRQKAGSGDWVVAPAGLASPPAGSGVSRYLNSKISWKACGRFQCGSVAVPLDWDRPDGPAITLRMKKVTATGTRRGTLFINPGGPGSSGQDMLNRFDASAFPDHDIIGWDPRGSGQSTPVKCGTDKQTDAYFNLDSSPDDQKEWDALIAGNKAFAQQCRAASGSLLDQISTIDTARDLDFLRYLVGDKKLDYLGISYGTFIGSTYAEMYPGRVGRMVLDSAVNITGDDSVTQVMGFDKAFRAFAEWCAEHNDQCPLGNTADKVIASTTKFLNQMDSRPLAVGFRELTQSLASTGIAFYLYSGTESYQYLGAAITWAQRGEGRYLLAAADYLNGRDPDSGKWESTAYAFPAIACRDEADRGLAGARTQWATDSKKAPILGPTFGASLSCVYWSAQPAEQMRITAAGAAPIVVLGVTGDPATPYEQARWMASQLSSGVLVTWRGAGHSAWSLGNSCLRSAVSEYLNAGNVPRNGLTC; this is encoded by the coding sequence ATGAGGCTGCGTGCGGCAGCCGCCGCCGTCCTCGCCGCGATCCTGGTGGCCGGCTGTCAGGGTGCCTCGCAGACCGGCTCGGGTACAGGTTTGGCGTCACGGCCCGCCGCGACCCGCGCGTCGGCCTCCGGGACGGGTGCCGGATCCTGGAGCAGTGCCGACGCCACCCCGGCGTCCGATCCGCCGGTGGCCTCCTTCGACCCGGCGGCCCACGGCGTCTTCACCGGCGACACCTCCCCGGACCGCCAGAAGGCCGGGTCCGGAGACTGGGTCGTCGCGCCGGCCGGCCTGGCCTCCCCGCCGGCCGGATCCGGCGTCAGCCGCTATCTGAACTCGAAGATCAGCTGGAAGGCCTGCGGCAGGTTCCAGTGCGGCAGCGTCGCCGTGCCGCTGGACTGGGACCGTCCCGACGGGCCCGCGATCACCCTGAGGATGAAGAAGGTCACGGCCACCGGCACCCGACGCGGCACCCTGTTCATCAACCCCGGCGGGCCCGGCTCATCGGGCCAGGACATGCTCAACCGCTTCGACGCCTCCGCCTTCCCCGATCACGACATCATCGGCTGGGACCCGCGCGGATCGGGACAGTCGACGCCGGTGAAGTGCGGCACCGACAAGCAGACCGACGCCTACTTCAATCTGGACTCCTCCCCGGACGATCAGAAGGAGTGGGACGCCCTCATCGCCGGGAACAAGGCCTTCGCGCAGCAGTGCCGGGCGGCGTCCGGAAGTCTTCTGGACCAGATCTCGACCATCGACACCGCCCGGGATCTGGACTTCCTGCGGTACCTGGTGGGCGACAAGAAGCTGGACTATCTGGGGATCTCCTACGGCACCTTCATCGGCTCCACCTACGCCGAGATGTACCCGGGACGGGTAGGGCGGATGGTGCTGGACTCGGCGGTCAATATCACCGGTGACGACTCGGTGACCCAGGTGATGGGCTTCGACAAGGCCTTCCGCGCCTTCGCCGAGTGGTGCGCCGAGCACAACGACCAGTGCCCGCTCGGCAACACGGCCGACAAGGTGATCGCCTCCACGACGAAATTCCTCAACCAGATGGACTCCCGTCCCCTGGCGGTCGGATTCCGAGAGCTCACCCAGTCCCTGGCGTCGACCGGGATCGCCTTCTACCTGTACTCGGGAACCGAGTCCTACCAGTATCTGGGGGCCGCCATCACCTGGGCCCAGCGCGGCGAGGGACGCTACCTGCTGGCCGCTGCCGACTACCTCAACGGACGCGACCCCGACTCCGGGAAGTGGGAGTCCACGGCCTACGCCTTCCCGGCCATCGCCTGCCGCGACGAGGCCGACCGCGGGCTGGCCGGGGCCAGGACGCAGTGGGCCACCGATTCGAAGAAGGCCCCGATCCTGGGGCCCACCTTCGGGGCGTCGTTGAGCTGCGTCTACTGGAGTGCGCAGCCCGCCGAGCAGATGCGCATCACCGCGGCCGGTGCGGCTCCGATCGTCGTGCTGGGGGTCACCGGGGACCCGGCGACTCCCTACGAGCAGGCCCGCTGGATGGCCTCCCAGCTGAGCTCCGGGGTCCTGGTGACTTGGCGGGGGGCCGGTCACTCGGCCTGGTCGTTGGGCAACTCCTGCCTGCGCTCGGCCGTCTCCGAGTATCTCAATGCCGGGAATGTGCCCCGGAACGGGCTGACCTGCTGA
- a CDS encoding DUF885 domain-containing protein, with protein MTAADDSPTTPVDHPHTEVDQVAERYYDAIVEASPLLATDLGLDSRQDEYDDLSPAGIDADYRRAMKALDELDQTVPTDDIDRVTRAAMRNRLGLEAETHDNGYDLLAINGIDTGLHSIRAVYDAMPTDTPGQWETITRRLRALPEAIDGWLASQLASIDAGIRPARRQVRLLASQIDGWTTAGGFFDEYLAGAAIADGPLSDSLRSQLGDAVQVAKDAYDGVAATLRTRIDPQATDEDAVGVQRYRLASREFLGSTIDLAETYTWGQEELARIEEMQRETASRIRPGATVAEAMEALDADPAYQIHGTQALKDWMQARADEAIEALDGVHFDIPEPARRIEGMIAPTHDGGVYYTGPSDDFSRPGRMWWAVPEGVDTFTTWRELTTVYHEGVPGHHLQISSAIAQHDQLNSWRRNACWTSGHGEGWALYAEWLMRDLGFMEDPGHLMGLLDSQSMRAARVVLDIGLHCGFDAPAEVGGGAWNWDKAWTFFNNHVSMDEGSALFEVNRYFGWPGQAPAYKLGERTWIQLRDAARAADPDLSLKDFHTRALALGGLPLDVLRSAILG; from the coding sequence GTGACCGCAGCTGATGACTCCCCCACCACTCCCGTCGACCACCCCCACACCGAGGTGGATCAGGTCGCCGAGCGATACTACGACGCGATCGTCGAGGCCAGCCCCCTCCTCGCCACCGACCTGGGCCTGGACAGCCGCCAGGACGAGTACGACGACCTCTCCCCCGCCGGCATCGACGCCGACTACCGGCGCGCCATGAAAGCCCTGGACGAGCTGGACCAGACCGTCCCGACCGACGACATCGACCGGGTGACCCGCGCGGCGATGCGCAACCGCCTCGGCCTGGAGGCCGAGACCCACGACAACGGGTACGACCTGCTGGCCATCAACGGCATCGACACCGGTCTGCACTCGATCCGCGCCGTCTACGACGCCATGCCCACCGACACCCCCGGGCAGTGGGAGACCATCACCCGGCGCCTCCGCGCGCTACCCGAGGCGATCGACGGTTGGCTGGCCTCCCAGCTCGCCTCCATCGACGCCGGCATCCGTCCGGCACGTCGGCAGGTGCGCCTGCTGGCCTCCCAGATCGACGGATGGACCACCGCCGGCGGGTTCTTCGACGAATACCTCGCCGGCGCCGCCATCGCCGACGGCCCCCTTTCCGACAGCCTCCGCTCGCAGCTGGGCGACGCCGTCCAGGTGGCCAAGGATGCCTACGACGGCGTCGCGGCCACCCTGCGCACCCGGATCGACCCGCAGGCCACCGACGAGGACGCCGTGGGCGTCCAGCGCTACCGTCTCGCCTCCCGGGAATTCCTGGGGTCGACGATCGACCTCGCCGAGACTTATACATGGGGTCAGGAGGAGCTCGCCCGGATCGAGGAGATGCAGCGGGAGACGGCCTCGCGCATCCGTCCCGGAGCCACCGTCGCCGAGGCCATGGAGGCCCTCGACGCCGATCCGGCCTACCAGATCCACGGCACGCAGGCGCTCAAGGACTGGATGCAGGCCCGCGCCGACGAGGCCATCGAGGCTCTCGACGGCGTCCACTTCGACATCCCCGAACCGGCCCGACGGATCGAGGGGATGATCGCCCCGACCCACGACGGCGGCGTCTACTACACCGGCCCCTCCGACGACTTCTCCCGCCCCGGCCGCATGTGGTGGGCGGTCCCCGAGGGGGTCGACACCTTCACCACCTGGCGCGAACTCACCACCGTCTACCACGAGGGCGTACCCGGCCACCATCTGCAGATCTCCTCGGCCATCGCTCAGCACGACCAGCTGAACTCGTGGCGGCGCAACGCCTGCTGGACGTCGGGCCACGGCGAGGGATGGGCGCTGTACGCCGAGTGGCTGATGCGCGACCTCGGATTCATGGAGGACCCCGGCCACCTCATGGGCCTGTTGGACAGCCAGTCGATGCGCGCCGCCCGCGTGGTGCTCGACATCGGCCTGCACTGCGGTTTCGACGCCCCGGCCGAGGTCGGCGGCGGCGCCTGGAACTGGGACAAGGCGTGGACCTTCTTCAACAATCACGTCTCGATGGACGAAGGCTCGGCGCTGTTCGAGGTGAACCGCTACTTCGGCTGGCCCGGCCAGGCTCCGGCCTACAAGCTCGGCGAGCGCACCTGGATCCAGCTGCGGGACGCCGCCCGTGCGGCCGATCCGGATCTCAGCCTCAAGGACTTCCACACCCGCGCCCTGGCCCTCGGCGGACTCCCCCTCGACGTCCTGAGGTCGGCGATTCTGGGGTGA
- a CDS encoding CGNR zinc finger domain-containing protein, which translates to MSTDVATDTGERFGFIAGDPALDFVNTVDWRLDEDRRTELLRDYGDLVTWAELAGVVSSAEAEQIRREATGDPVGAEAALTDAISLREALYETALGARDRVETIDDAYRTAQRCGHLTLENDIWVWRDVCVDLSTIRCRLARHVVPLLTSNAGRIGQCGDAACGWAFLDTSPRHNRHWCSQAMCGERNRSRRHYRKARAATVHAPRQDS; encoded by the coding sequence ATGAGCACAGATGTGGCGACGGACACCGGAGAACGTTTCGGCTTCATCGCCGGGGACCCGGCTCTGGACTTCGTCAACACCGTCGACTGGAGACTGGACGAGGACAGGCGCACCGAGCTGCTCAGGGACTACGGCGACCTGGTCACCTGGGCCGAGCTGGCCGGCGTCGTCAGCTCCGCCGAGGCCGAGCAGATCCGGCGGGAGGCCACCGGTGACCCCGTCGGTGCCGAGGCGGCGCTGACGGACGCGATCTCCCTGCGCGAGGCCCTGTACGAGACCGCGCTGGGCGCACGCGACCGGGTCGAGACGATCGACGACGCCTACAGGACCGCGCAGCGGTGCGGACACCTCACGCTGGAGAACGACATCTGGGTGTGGCGCGACGTCTGCGTGGACCTCAGCACGATCCGGTGCCGACTGGCCAGGCATGTGGTGCCGCTGCTCACCTCGAACGCCGGGAGGATCGGTCAGTGCGGCGACGCCGCCTGCGGCTGGGCGTTCCTGGACACCAGCCCCCGCCACAACCGCCACTGGTGCAGCCAGGCGATGTGCGGGGAGCGCAACAGGTCCCGCCGGCACTATCGGAAGGCCCGTGCGGCGACCGTCCATGCGCCCCGCCAGGACTCCTGA
- a CDS encoding flavin monoamine oxidase family protein — translation MYDSIIVGAGLSGLTAATDLVAQGRDILVLEARDRVGGRVENAGLAGGEVVELGGQWVSEAHEQMRSLITAQGLAFAGPTSGDVVVKMHGTVSQVPSASAAKDSLTPFEFADLGQGLLRFRRLAERIAQNPVWTQANRAWLSQTLGQWINSNLRTDGGRAYFTALTARALGVAPESAALIDALAKAGDGVDLESLVAVNGDLAQQRVVGGVAQVADNLAIGLGDALRLSTPVVGIVREADHAVVVTRDGERLEARTVVVALPPRLLVDLTFDPPLPEERVQLAEKVPPGNVIKAFLVYDSPWWRRSGASGQMGADEGAVRVMFDTSDDTTGKGVLMGFFEGAEASGYGRLSVSLRQRAFEEVVEGAFGKAPSEPVEYLDRDWLSERYTGGCHGAHFAPGLWTTSGPVLAQPLDTVFFAGAEYATSFNGYMEGAVRRGHEVVDEVTAAL, via the coding sequence ATGTACGACAGCATCATCGTCGGGGCCGGTCTGTCCGGTCTGACGGCCGCCACCGACCTCGTCGCGCAGGGCCGCGACATCCTGGTGCTGGAGGCCCGGGACAGGGTCGGCGGCCGGGTGGAGAACGCGGGCCTGGCCGGCGGCGAGGTTGTCGAGCTCGGCGGGCAGTGGGTCTCCGAGGCCCACGAGCAGATGCGCTCCCTGATCACCGCGCAGGGACTGGCTTTCGCGGGTCCCACCAGTGGCGACGTCGTCGTGAAGATGCACGGCACCGTCTCCCAGGTGCCCTCGGCCTCGGCCGCCAAGGACTCCCTGACCCCCTTCGAGTTCGCCGACCTGGGCCAGGGCCTGCTGCGCTTCCGCCGGCTGGCCGAGCGGATCGCCCAGAATCCGGTGTGGACCCAGGCCAACCGCGCCTGGCTCTCCCAGACCCTGGGCCAGTGGATCAACTCCAACCTTCGCACAGACGGCGGCCGGGCCTACTTCACGGCACTCACCGCCCGCGCCCTCGGAGTCGCCCCCGAGTCCGCCGCCCTCATCGACGCGCTCGCGAAGGCCGGCGACGGCGTCGACCTGGAATCACTCGTCGCCGTCAACGGAGACCTGGCGCAGCAGCGGGTGGTCGGCGGCGTCGCGCAGGTGGCCGACAATCTGGCCATCGGCTTGGGCGACGCCCTGCGCCTCTCGACGCCGGTGGTCGGAATCGTCCGTGAGGCCGATCACGCCGTCGTCGTGACCCGTGACGGGGAGCGCCTGGAGGCGCGCACCGTCGTGGTGGCGCTGCCTCCCCGCCTCCTCGTCGATCTGACCTTCGATCCACCGCTGCCCGAGGAGAGGGTCCAGCTGGCCGAGAAGGTGCCGCCGGGCAACGTCATCAAGGCTTTCCTGGTCTACGACTCCCCGTGGTGGCGTCGCAGCGGTGCCTCGGGGCAGATGGGCGCCGATGAGGGCGCGGTCCGGGTGATGTTCGACACCTCCGATGACACCACCGGCAAGGGCGTCCTCATGGGATTCTTCGAGGGGGCCGAGGCCTCCGGGTACGGCAGGCTGTCGGTCTCCCTGCGCCAGAGGGCCTTCGAGGAGGTCGTCGAGGGGGCCTTCGGCAAGGCGCCGTCCGAACCCGTCGAGTACCTCGACCGGGACTGGTTGTCGGAGCGCTACACGGGCGGCTGCCACGGCGCCCACTTCGCACCCGGGCTGTGGACCACCAGCGGCCCGGTGCTCGCCCAGCCCCTGGACACGGTGTTCTTCGCCGGAGCCGAGTACGCCACATCCTTCAACGGATACATGGAGGGCGCGGTGCGCCGCGGCCACGAGGTGGTCGACGAGGTGACCGCCGCCCTCTGA
- a CDS encoding NADPH-dependent FMN reductase, with translation MKIGIISGSVRQGRNSAHVARWVESSAKELGLDGVEFEVVPLAEYHLPVFDAPVSPMALTEPFEDPAVASWGRKMESFDAYILVTPEYNHSVPGAMKNAIDWLGKEISGKPIAFISYGADGGVRATEHWRQIVANFSMIAIRSSVALGLFTDFDQNGVAPQARRAGELAEVVNSLVATTQRWQAAA, from the coding sequence ATGAAGATCGGCATCATCTCCGGCTCCGTGCGCCAGGGCCGCAACTCCGCCCACGTGGCCCGTTGGGTCGAGTCGTCCGCCAAGGAGCTCGGACTGGACGGTGTCGAGTTCGAGGTCGTCCCGCTGGCCGAGTACCACCTGCCCGTCTTCGACGCTCCGGTCAGCCCGATGGCCCTCACCGAGCCCTTCGAGGATCCGGCCGTCGCCAGCTGGGGCCGCAAGATGGAGTCCTTCGACGCCTACATCCTGGTGACCCCCGAGTACAACCACTCGGTCCCGGGAGCCATGAAGAACGCCATCGACTGGCTGGGCAAGGAGATCTCCGGCAAGCCGATCGCCTTCATCTCCTACGGGGCCGACGGCGGCGTCCGCGCCACCGAGCACTGGCGCCAGATCGTCGCCAACTTCTCGATGATCGCCATCCGCTCCTCGGTCGCCCTGGGACTGTTCACCGACTTCGACCAGAACGGCGTCGCCCCGCAGGCCCGCCGCGCCGGCGAGCTGGCCGAGGTCGTCAACTCCCTGGTCGCCACCACCCAGCGCTGGCAGGCCGCCGCCTGA